In Desulfurococcaceae archaeon, one genomic interval encodes:
- a CDS encoding RIO1 family regulatory kinase/ATPase, translating to MVHIGVTYKSLVEEDFKVLAALEKGLADHEYVPLRVLERLSGMYEERLQLVLRKLHDLKLIKRETVGGEKMYRLTYLGYDMLALRALVKADVIEALGSKVGTGKESEIYLGLARGGMQVAVKFLRIGKTSFRQTARVRVWTRDGSLSWYTQSKVAAEREYRALKKLVEFKAQVPVPVGYNRHVVVTEFIDGIELFRRPPLESPEEVLDKIVETIAVAYHRAQIVHGDLSEYNVLIRKGDEAPFIIDWPQYVYRDDPSSTELLKRDVYYIAKFFNRVYGVEVRLEDAFKRVLSWQST from the coding sequence TTGGTACACATCGGGGTAACGTATAAGAGCCTTGTGGAGGAGGATTTCAAGGTTTTAGCCGCACTAGAAAAGGGCTTAGCAGACCACGAGTATGTTCCATTAAGGGTGCTTGAAAGGCTTAGCGGTATGTATGAAGAAAGATTGCAGCTGGTTCTCAGGAAACTACACGACCTTAAGCTCATTAAACGCGAAACAGTCGGTGGCGAGAAGATGTATAGGCTCACCTACTTGGGTTATGACATGCTAGCCTTACGAGCTCTCGTGAAAGCTGACGTTATCGAGGCGTTAGGGAGTAAGGTCGGCACAGGCAAAGAGAGCGAGATATACCTGGGCCTTGCACGGGGCGGGATGCAGGTCGCCGTGAAGTTCTTGAGAATAGGCAAAACAAGCTTTAGGCAAACAGCAAGAGTTAGGGTATGGACGCGTGATGGGAGCCTCTCGTGGTACACTCAGTCAAAAGTGGCAGCTGAACGGGAATACAGGGCCTTAAAGAAGCTGGTGGAGTTTAAGGCGCAGGTCCCCGTGCCGGTGGGGTACAACAGACACGTAGTGGTAACAGAGTTTATTGACGGCATTGAACTCTTCAGGAGGCCTCCTTTAGAAAGCCCAGAGGAAGTCCTAGACAAAATAGTAGAGACGATCGCCGTAGCCTATCATAGGGCTCAAATCGTTCACGGAGACCTAAGCGAATATAATGTACTGATAAGGAAGGGTGATGAGGCCCCATTCATAATAGACTGGCCGCAGTACGTTTACAGGGACGACCCTAGTTCCACGGAGTTACTTAAGAGAGACGTCTACTACATAGCAAAGTTCTTCAATAGGGTCTATGGCGTAGAAGTTCGTCTCGAAGACGCCTTTAAACGCGTATTAAGCTGGCAGAGTACATAA
- a CDS encoding ATP-binding protein, with the protein MSFYISSGFKVKCNKCSSQAIVRVPYAKLNLCREHYLKYIESRVHKFIEKRGLLKGVNSLLVALSGGKDSLSLLYILNELKDALGLKAVYGVHLDLGIGLYSEMSRKAVELACENVNAKCFTVALSELVGHTLPELVKLVKRPACSLCGMIKRYFINLFAVELGVDAVSLGHHMDDILVFILKDFMLQDLVDMSKMVPAIPGIPGIATPKLKLLYETYENDLLMYASLRNIKYVETDCPFKYRDPFKASIRKMLDELEEVMPGFKLSLARRIFKNLSKYVSANIEKKVVPCKYCGMPSSTGTCAFCRLTERATGAPLGPVTRERIKNIVKLARGY; encoded by the coding sequence TTGAGTTTTTACATTTCAAGCGGTTTCAAGGTAAAGTGCAATAAGTGTAGCTCACAAGCTATTGTAAGGGTGCCGTACGCTAAGCTAAACTTGTGTAGAGAACACTATCTCAAGTACATCGAAAGCAGGGTGCATAAGTTTATCGAGAAACGTGGACTGTTAAAGGGCGTTAATAGTCTGCTCGTGGCCCTCTCCGGGGGGAAGGATAGCTTGAGCTTACTGTACATTTTAAATGAACTAAAAGACGCCCTCGGGCTCAAGGCCGTTTACGGCGTTCACTTAGATCTCGGAATAGGGCTGTATTCTGAAATGTCAAGGAAGGCCGTAGAGTTGGCGTGTGAAAACGTAAACGCGAAGTGCTTTACCGTTGCACTCAGCGAATTGGTGGGACATACTCTTCCAGAGCTCGTTAAGTTGGTTAAGAGGCCTGCTTGTAGCCTTTGCGGCATGATTAAGCGGTACTTCATAAACTTATTTGCGGTGGAACTAGGTGTAGATGCCGTTTCGCTTGGACACCACATGGATGACATCTTAGTGTTCATACTAAAGGACTTCATGCTACAAGACCTGGTGGACATGAGCAAAATGGTGCCTGCCATACCCGGCATACCGGGCATTGCCACGCCAAAGCTCAAGCTTCTATATGAGACATATGAGAACGACCTCTTGATGTACGCCTCATTACGGAACATCAAATACGTCGAAACGGACTGCCCCTTTAAGTACAGGGATCCATTTAAAGCATCTATTCGCAAGATGCTGGATGAGCTCGAAGAGGTAATGCCGGGCTTTAAGCTTTCTCTAGCGAGAAGAATCTTCAAGAACCTCTCAAAGTACGTTAGTGCCAACATCGAGAAGAAGGTAGTGCCGTGCAAATATTGTGGAATGCCCTCATCAACGGGTACTTGCGCCTTTTGTAGGCTAACCGAGAGAGCAACGGGCGCGCCTCTAGGCCCCGTAACTAGGGAAAGAATCAAGAACATTGTAAAATTAGCCAGAGGGTATTGA